Proteins encoded together in one Catellatospora citrea window:
- a CDS encoding AMP-binding protein, whose amino-acid sequence MDLLFIVRTLARRGLLSPGSPTRVADQLNTLRRWGFTLAGELRAAEARDPHRPAIIDEHCGAITYRQLLHRAQRLAVALGGTRGVAPGVRVGLMCRNHVGLIEAMVACSLLGADAVLVNTALSAPQLTAVAEQQQLRLLIHDREFAPVAAAAPCERLDESRVDALLAETPPQGRWTDVSRAGRTIVLTSGTTGAPKGARRPTPPGFGPLVSIIDRIPLNVGERILISAPLFHTWGYAALQLSLAMRATVVLQRRFDPVATAHAVDVHGCTALFAVPVMLQRLVEAGAVPAKPPRVVAVSGSALPGGLATRFMNTWGDCLYNLYGSTEASWASIATPADLRRDPGTAGRPPHGTRIAILDPTGLPVPRGRIGEIHVGNEMLFEGYTRGPGVPPPPGDRPDGMLGTGDLGHLDAGGLLYVDGRADDMVVSGGENVFPRPVEELLTQLPQVREAAVIGVPDPDYGQRLAAYLVLHPGQHLDRDEVREYVRHYLARFSVPRDVHFVPELPRTATGKVIPRLLRTM is encoded by the coding sequence GTGGACCTGCTCTTCATTGTCCGCACCCTGGCCCGCCGCGGGCTGCTCAGCCCCGGCAGCCCGACCCGCGTCGCCGACCAGCTCAACACGCTGCGCCGGTGGGGCTTCACGCTCGCCGGCGAGCTGCGCGCCGCCGAGGCCCGCGACCCGCACCGCCCCGCGATCATCGACGAGCACTGCGGGGCGATCACCTACCGCCAGCTGCTGCACCGCGCCCAGCGCCTAGCTGTCGCGCTCGGCGGCACCCGGGGCGTGGCGCCCGGCGTACGCGTCGGCCTGATGTGCCGCAACCACGTCGGCCTGATCGAGGCCATGGTCGCCTGCTCACTGCTCGGCGCGGACGCCGTCCTGGTCAACACCGCGCTGTCCGCGCCGCAGCTCACCGCGGTGGCTGAGCAGCAGCAACTGCGCCTGCTCATCCACGACCGCGAGTTCGCTCCGGTCGCCGCCGCCGCGCCGTGCGAGCGGCTCGACGAGTCCCGGGTGGACGCGCTGCTGGCCGAGACCCCGCCGCAGGGCCGGTGGACCGACGTGAGCCGCGCCGGCCGCACCATCGTGCTCACCTCGGGCACCACCGGCGCGCCCAAGGGCGCCCGCCGGCCGACCCCGCCCGGCTTCGGCCCGCTCGTCTCCATCATCGACCGCATCCCGTTGAACGTCGGCGAGCGCATCCTGATCTCCGCACCCCTGTTCCACACCTGGGGGTACGCCGCGCTGCAACTCTCCCTGGCCATGCGCGCCACCGTGGTGCTCCAGCGCCGGTTCGACCCCGTGGCCACCGCGCACGCCGTCGACGTGCACGGGTGCACCGCCCTGTTCGCCGTGCCGGTGATGCTGCAGCGGCTGGTCGAGGCGGGAGCGGTGCCCGCGAAGCCGCCGCGGGTCGTCGCGGTCAGCGGATCAGCCCTGCCCGGCGGGCTGGCCACCCGGTTCATGAACACGTGGGGCGACTGCCTCTACAACCTGTACGGCTCCACCGAGGCGTCCTGGGCGTCCATCGCCACCCCCGCCGACCTGCGCCGCGACCCCGGCACCGCGGGCCGGCCGCCACACGGCACCCGGATCGCGATCCTCGACCCGACCGGCTTGCCCGTGCCCCGCGGCCGCATCGGCGAGATCCACGTCGGCAACGAGATGCTGTTCGAGGGATACACCCGGGGGCCCGGTGTCCCGCCGCCGCCCGGCGACCGGCCCGACGGCATGCTCGGCACCGGCGACCTCGGCCACCTCGACGCCGGCGGCCTGCTGTACGTCGACGGCCGCGCCGACGACATGGTCGTCTCCGGCGGCGAGAACGTCTTCCCCCGCCCCGTCGAGGAACTGCTCACCCAGCTGCCGCAGGTCCGCGAGGCGGCCGTGATCGGCGTCCCCGACCCGGACTACGGCCAGCGCCTGGCCGCCTACCTGGTCCTGCACCCCGGCCAGCACCTCGACCGCGACGAGGTCCGCGAGTACGTGCGCCACTACCTGGCCCGCTTCAGCGTCCCCCGCGACGTCCACTTCGTCCCCGAGCTCCCCCGCACGGCCACCGGCAAGGTCATCCCCCGCCTCCTCCGCACCATGTAA
- a CDS encoding acyl-CoA dehydrogenase family protein, with product MEFSLDLNEEQRDLRDWVHGFAEQVVRPAAAEWDEREETPWPVIAEAAKIGLYDFEFLANLWADPSGLSMCIASEELFWGDAGIGLAIMGTSLAVAGIFGSGTPEQMAEWVPQCFGTKEDPKVAAFCSTEPEAGSDVGAMRTRAVYDQATDEWVLTGQKAYATNGGIANVHVVTAVVDPELGSRGQAGFIVPPGSKGLHTARKLRKLGIRASHTADVFLDEVRVPGNCVLGGKDKLDERLARARSGQRSSGQASMRTFELSRPAVGAQALGIARAAYEYALEYAKTRVQFGKPIVENQAIAFALADMRMEIDAARLLVYRAAWMGRNNRPFTAGEGSMSKLKAGEVAVSVTEKALQILGGAGYLREHPVERWYRDAKIYTIFEGTSEIQRLVIARAITGASLR from the coding sequence ATGGAGTTCTCGCTCGATCTGAACGAGGAGCAGCGGGATCTGCGGGACTGGGTGCACGGCTTCGCCGAGCAGGTCGTGCGCCCGGCCGCCGCGGAGTGGGACGAGCGGGAGGAGACTCCCTGGCCCGTCATCGCCGAAGCCGCGAAGATCGGCCTCTACGACTTCGAGTTCCTGGCCAACCTCTGGGCCGACCCGAGCGGGCTGTCCATGTGCATCGCCAGCGAGGAACTGTTCTGGGGTGACGCCGGCATCGGGCTGGCCATCATGGGCACCTCCCTGGCGGTCGCCGGGATCTTCGGCTCCGGCACCCCCGAGCAGATGGCCGAATGGGTGCCGCAGTGCTTCGGCACCAAGGAGGACCCGAAGGTCGCCGCGTTCTGCTCGACCGAGCCGGAGGCCGGCTCCGACGTGGGCGCCATGCGCACCCGCGCGGTGTACGACCAGGCCACCGACGAGTGGGTGCTGACCGGACAGAAGGCGTACGCCACCAACGGCGGCATCGCCAACGTGCACGTGGTGACCGCCGTCGTGGACCCGGAGCTGGGCTCGCGCGGGCAGGCCGGCTTCATCGTGCCGCCCGGCAGCAAGGGCCTGCATACCGCCCGCAAGCTGCGCAAGCTCGGCATCCGCGCCTCGCACACGGCTGACGTGTTCCTCGACGAGGTGCGCGTGCCCGGCAACTGCGTGCTCGGCGGCAAGGACAAGCTCGACGAGCGGTTGGCGCGGGCGCGGTCCGGGCAGCGCTCCTCGGGGCAGGCCTCGATGCGCACGTTCGAGCTGTCCCGGCCCGCGGTCGGCGCGCAGGCGCTGGGCATCGCGCGGGCGGCGTACGAGTACGCGCTGGAGTACGCCAAGACGCGGGTGCAGTTCGGCAAGCCCATCGTGGAGAACCAGGCGATCGCGTTCGCGCTGGCCGACATGCGCATGGAGATCGACGCCGCGCGGCTGCTGGTGTACCGGGCGGCCTGGATGGGCCGCAACAACCGGCCGTTCACCGCGGGCGAGGGCTCGATGTCCAAGCTCAAGGCGGGCGAGGTCGCGGTGTCGGTGACCGAGAAGGCGCTGCAGATCCTGGGCGGCGCGGGTTACCTGCGCGAGCACCCGGTGGAGCGGTGGTATCGGGACGCCAAGATCTACACGATCTTCGAGGGCACCAGCGAGATCCAGCGCCTGGTGATCGCCCGCGCCATCACCGGAGCTTCGCTGCGCTGA